A region from the Carassius auratus strain Wakin unplaced genomic scaffold, ASM336829v1 scaf_tig00214259, whole genome shotgun sequence genome encodes:
- the LOC113091619 gene encoding ras-related and estrogen-regulated growth inhibitor-like protein isoform X1: MTGLNGQRMDANVVVLGTDNVGKSALIVRFLTRRFIGEYGDIESLYTHNVVVDGREQTLNIWDAPYSQQDLSSESLMYEKRVQWADGFVLVYSVCDRASFNAVSRLIQIIKTNKDILGVEKMPIVIVGNKRDLDHRRTVLSEEGSILALSADCQFYEVSAAENYHSVLMVFHGLVHRIRESRVSVKKLAGIKGIVKSMSAVFTRRRTDSL, from the exons ATGACCGGACTAAACGGACAGAGAATGGATGCAAACGTTGTGGTACTCGGCACAGACAATGTTGGAAAATCTG CACTTATTGTCCGATTCCTGACTCGTAGATTCATCGGGGAATATGGGGATATTG AGTCCCTTTACACTCACAATGTTGTTGTCGATGGACGAGAGCAAACTTTGAATATATGGGATGCACCATATTCACAG CAGGATCTGTCTTCCGAGTCCTTGATGTACGAAAAGAGAGTCCAGTGGGCAGATGGCTTTGTGCTGGTCTACAGCGTCTGTGACCGAGCCAGTTTCAACGCGGTCTCCAGACTTATTCAAATAATCAAAACCAATAAAGACATTCTGGGCGTTGAGAAGATGCCCATAGTTATTGTGGGAAACAAGAGGGACCTGGACCACCGTCGTACAGTCCTCAGCGAAGAGGGCAGTATTCTTGCGCTCTCTGCAGACTGTCAGTTTTATGAGGTCTCCGCTGCTGAGAACTACCACAGTGTCCTCATGGTTTTCCATGGGCTGGTGCATCGCATCAGAGAGTCCAGGGTGTCTGTGAAAAAGTTAGCAGGCATCAAGGGCATTGTGAAGAGCATGTCTGCAGTGTTCACCCGCAGGCGGACAGATTCGCTGTGA
- the LOC113091619 gene encoding ras-related and estrogen-regulated growth inhibitor-like protein isoform X2 has translation MTGLNGQRMDANVVVLGTDNVGKSALIVRFLTRRFIGEYGDIESLYTHNVVVDGREQTLNIWDAPYSQDLSSESLMYEKRVQWADGFVLVYSVCDRASFNAVSRLIQIIKTNKDILGVEKMPIVIVGNKRDLDHRRTVLSEEGSILALSADCQFYEVSAAENYHSVLMVFHGLVHRIRESRVSVKKLAGIKGIVKSMSAVFTRRRTDSL, from the exons ATGACCGGACTAAACGGACAGAGAATGGATGCAAACGTTGTGGTACTCGGCACAGACAATGTTGGAAAATCTG CACTTATTGTCCGATTCCTGACTCGTAGATTCATCGGGGAATATGGGGATATTG AGTCCCTTTACACTCACAATGTTGTTGTCGATGGACGAGAGCAAACTTTGAATATATGGGATGCACCATATTCACAG GATCTGTCTTCCGAGTCCTTGATGTACGAAAAGAGAGTCCAGTGGGCAGATGGCTTTGTGCTGGTCTACAGCGTCTGTGACCGAGCCAGTTTCAACGCGGTCTCCAGACTTATTCAAATAATCAAAACCAATAAAGACATTCTGGGCGTTGAGAAGATGCCCATAGTTATTGTGGGAAACAAGAGGGACCTGGACCACCGTCGTACAGTCCTCAGCGAAGAGGGCAGTATTCTTGCGCTCTCTGCAGACTGTCAGTTTTATGAGGTCTCCGCTGCTGAGAACTACCACAGTGTCCTCATGGTTTTCCATGGGCTGGTGCATCGCATCAGAGAGTCCAGGGTGTCTGTGAAAAAGTTAGCAGGCATCAAGGGCATTGTGAAGAGCATGTCTGCAGTGTTCACCCGCAGGCGGACAGATTCGCTGTGA